A portion of the Sabethes cyaneus chromosome 3, idSabCyanKW18_F2, whole genome shotgun sequence genome contains these proteins:
- the LOC128739527 gene encoding thymus-specific serine protease-like, with protein MRSILLIALSLAIAAFAAVPRNTKPNIQANRQLIEQLFTRQFAGAKKQTPVKSDSDSSTRPIVEHFFTTEVDHFNARNTDQWTLRYFAATENYREGGPILIFLGGFRPISPDLIDETTLIYEMAREWNGALFAFESRFYGQSRVTEDLSTENLGLLSADQILADLAEFVTYVKREHIGDETARVLVAGTELGGSLAAWFRIRYPHLGNAAWASSAYMNAVLGFEDFSEAWGDALIEHGSQECYNEIFVAFHVMQNLIDLGRADLLFEKFNICSQIDPENTFQVQYFFSILMISVEIYTIRNNNLADFDEVCDDLTGADVDTAVDAFANWFNTKWAVDIGCVVSDPAQAVEIFQETDWESDFNQMGARQWMYQECTEFGWFFTTDSAFQPFGDRVTIDFYIEMCRQIFGDWITEESIQRGINRANNRFGGANPGSSLTHFTNGDADPWRMISITRNITSDAQADVISNQLGGSDLPALSPDDPSNVQEVKRRLKTTLASYLFPFSPWESV; from the exons ATGCGATCGATTCTGCTGATCGCCCTATCGCTGGCGATCGCAGCGTTCGCTGCTGTTCCCCGGAACACCAAACCGAACATACAAGCCAACCGGCAGCTGATCGAACAACTGTTTACCCGCCAGTTCGCTGGAGCAAAGAAGCAAACCCCAGTGAAGTCCGATTCCGACTCCAGCACGCGGCCAATTGTCGAGCACTTCTTCACAACCGAAGTGGACCATTTCAATGCACGAAACACCGACCAATGGACACTGCGCTATTTTGCTGCAACCGAAAACTACCGAGAGGGAGGTCCGATTTTGATTTTCCTTGGCGGCTTCCGTCCTATCTCGCCGGATCTAATCGATGAGACAACACTGATCTACGAGATGGCCCGCGAATGGAACGGTGCGCTGTTCGCCTTCGAATCTCGGTTCTACGGTCAGAGTCGTGTCACTGA GGATTTGAGCACGGAGAACCTGGGCCTGCTGAGTGCAGATCAAATTTTAGCAGATTTAGCCGAATTTGTGACTTACGTGAAACGTGAACACATTGGAGATGAAACCGCAAGGGTGTTGGTTGCTGGTACCGAGCTGGGAGGATCCCTAGCTGCTTGGTTCCGTATCCGGTATCCACATCTGGGAAATGCTGCTTGGGCTTCTAGTGCTTACATGAATGCTGTTTTGGGTTTCGAAGATTTCTCGGAGGCTTGGGGAGATGCGTTGATCGAACACGGTAGTCAGGAGTGTTACAATGAGATCTTCGTTGCATTCcatgtaatgcaaaatctgataGATTTGGGAAGGGCTGATTTACTCTTCGAGAAGTTCAATATTTGCTCGCAAATTGACCCGGAGAACACCTTCCAAGTTCAGTACTTCTTCAGTATCTTGATGATATCGGTTGAAATCTATACTATTCGAAATAATAA TTTGGCAGATTTTGATGAAGTGTGTGACGATCTTACTGGAGCTGACGTTGATACTGCCGTTGATGCCTTCGCGAACTGGTTCAACACAAAATGGGCCGTGGACATCGGCTGTGTAGTATCGGATCCGGCACAAGCTGTGGAAATCTTCCAGGAAACTGACTGGGAATCAGATTTCAACCAAATGGGAGCTCGCCAGTGGATGTATCAAGAGTGCACGGAGTTCGGTTGGTTCTTCACCACGGATTCGGCATTCCAACCGTTCGGTGATCGTGTTACGATCGACTTTTACATTGAGATGTGTCGCCAAATATTTGGCGATTGGATCACCGAGGAATCGATCCAACGAGGCATCAATCGGGCAAATAATCGTTTTGGAGGAGCCAATCCTGGATCTAGTTTAACGCACTTCACCAACGGCGATGCTGATCCGTGGAGAATGATAAGCATCACTCGTAATATTACATCCGACGCGCAAGCCGATGTGATTAGTAATCAGTTGGGTGGATCAGACCTGCCTGCTCTCTCGCCAGATGATCCCTCAAATGTGCAGGAAGTCAAGCGACGTTTGAAGACAACACTTGCCAGTTATTTGTTCCCCTTCAGTCCTTGGGAAAGTGTGTAA